Proteins encoded together in one Banduia mediterranea window:
- a CDS encoding efflux RND transporter permease subunit, which translates to MSEQRMNIAGWLAGAFVQSKLTPVLVLAVLLLGVYAALTTPREENPQIVVPGAVVRFVLPGSTPLEMERLIVAPMEGHLREIDGVEHSYAMAGEGVGFVQLQFYVGEDEDVAIQRVLERVAAYRDTLPAGTLEPVVQRVDVDDVPIVTITLASAIYDDYALRRVAERMAERLSTLEHVSVTSVHGGREREIRLNLDPARMQAYGLTLGDGIAMVRASNLSARVGESVSGGERQDVYLKGHFTSVEAVRRMPLGEVGGQMIYLEDIGEVVDGPPDDPGFLTRLGFGYADARGAAAATRGELAAVTIAVAKKPNVNSVVVADSVLAMIEQMRARFVPAGVEVVTTRNDGLEADHTVDKLLFDLAVAVSAVMLVLIPFLGLRQALIVCVSVPLVLSLTVAMDGLLGVTINRISLFALILALGMLVDDAIVVIENIHRHYEHGTSDPVRTAVIAANEIGKPTTMATVTIVLVFASLQILTGMNGAFFEDISFNVSVAIACSLVAAYIVVPWACARWLRPHAAAHHEAAEQQSAWLHRNYERLISPLIRDRRRLRVARILVVLAMIGSFSMPVWQFVRPQGPAGPLSWGGVGIAIMPKDDRNTFAITLDLPENVPVETTDRVAREFGRIVARHPQVSHYLSFVGRPGVVDFSSQVSGGSNRFGPNMAEIRVNLVDKSLRGPTSMRVVEELREATAGLRARYPDMDVRFQESPPGPPTRATLMANIHGSDPETLHQLSALVKQRFGQTWGVIDLFDSEPADTQQIDIVVDKDKALLSGVTTADIEQTVRVLMSGMVVSEARLPGELRPVPIRVEVPREARIDPLRLANTFVKNRAGDPVPLSELTRVERRPSHRPIQRKDNERVTYVGGNVSNATAVVNVIMDLHRDLDGQQMAGVTLRTGNMTLNNQTPDTIAGYELLWDGEMRLTLDAAREMGAILGVVLLIIYLLLVANYRSFSLPLMGMTAIPFGLIGIFPGHWLVGLPFSMASMIGVVALAGVVIRNSLLIIDFVNDYQRQGRSLEEAVRMAGAVRLRPIALTALTVILGTLVLYRDPMFSGLATSLIFGTLASTVLTLLLLPPLYYRAALKHPEWAPPAAGQTTE; encoded by the coding sequence ATGAGCGAGCAGCGAATGAACATTGCCGGTTGGCTGGCCGGCGCCTTCGTGCAGTCCAAGCTCACGCCTGTGCTGGTGCTGGCGGTGTTGTTGCTCGGCGTCTACGCCGCGCTCACCACACCGCGCGAGGAAAATCCCCAGATCGTGGTGCCGGGCGCGGTGGTGCGCTTCGTGCTGCCCGGCAGCACGCCGCTGGAAATGGAGCGCCTGATCGTCGCGCCCATGGAAGGGCATCTGCGTGAGATCGATGGCGTGGAGCACAGCTACGCCATGGCGGGCGAGGGTGTGGGGTTCGTGCAGCTGCAGTTTTACGTGGGGGAGGACGAGGACGTGGCCATCCAGCGCGTGCTGGAGCGCGTTGCGGCGTACCGGGACACGCTGCCGGCCGGCACGCTGGAGCCGGTGGTGCAGCGGGTGGACGTGGATGACGTGCCCATCGTCACCATCACCCTGGCTTCGGCGATCTACGACGACTACGCCTTGCGCCGCGTGGCCGAGCGCATGGCCGAGCGCCTGAGCACGCTGGAGCATGTGTCGGTCACCTCGGTCCACGGCGGCCGCGAGCGCGAGATCCGGCTGAACCTGGATCCGGCGCGGATGCAGGCCTATGGTCTGACGCTGGGCGACGGCATCGCGATGGTACGCGCCTCCAATCTGTCGGCGCGGGTCGGAGAGTCGGTTAGCGGCGGCGAACGCCAGGACGTGTACCTCAAGGGCCATTTCACCTCGGTCGAAGCCGTCCGCCGGATGCCGCTGGGTGAGGTCGGCGGCCAGATGATCTACCTGGAGGATATCGGCGAGGTGGTGGACGGCCCGCCCGACGATCCCGGTTTCCTGACCCGCCTGGGCTTCGGCTATGCCGACGCGCGCGGCGCTGCCGCCGCCACGCGTGGCGAACTGGCGGCGGTGACGATCGCGGTGGCCAAGAAACCGAACGTGAATTCGGTGGTGGTGGCCGACTCCGTGCTGGCGATGATCGAGCAGATGCGGGCGCGATTCGTGCCGGCCGGGGTCGAGGTGGTCACCACCCGCAACGACGGGCTGGAGGCCGATCACACGGTCGACAAGCTGTTGTTCGACCTTGCCGTTGCCGTGAGCGCGGTGATGCTGGTGCTGATCCCCTTCCTCGGCCTGCGACAGGCGCTGATCGTCTGCGTCTCGGTGCCGCTGGTGCTGAGCCTGACCGTGGCGATGGACGGCCTGCTGGGCGTGACGATCAACCGCATCTCGCTGTTCGCGCTGATTCTCGCTTTGGGCATGCTGGTGGACGACGCCATCGTGGTGATCGAGAACATTCACCGCCACTACGAGCACGGCACGTCCGACCCGGTGCGCACGGCCGTGATCGCCGCCAACGAGATCGGCAAGCCCACCACTATGGCCACGGTCACCATCGTGCTGGTCTTCGCCTCGTTGCAGATTCTCACCGGCATGAACGGAGCCTTTTTCGAGGACATCTCCTTCAACGTGTCAGTGGCCATCGCCTGTTCTCTGGTGGCCGCCTACATCGTGGTGCCCTGGGCCTGCGCGCGTTGGCTCAGGCCGCACGCCGCTGCCCATCATGAAGCGGCAGAGCAGCAGTCGGCTTGGCTGCACCGCAACTACGAGCGCCTGATCTCGCCCCTGATCCGCGATCGGCGCCGGCTGCGTGTGGCGAGGATTCTGGTGGTGCTGGCGATGATCGGCTCCTTCAGCATGCCCGTATGGCAGTTCGTGCGGCCACAGGGCCCGGCGGGACCGCTCTCCTGGGGCGGCGTGGGCATCGCCATCATGCCCAAGGACGACCGCAACACCTTCGCCATCACCCTCGACCTGCCGGAGAACGTGCCGGTCGAGACCACTGACCGGGTGGCGCGCGAGTTCGGCCGGATCGTCGCGCGGCATCCGCAGGTGAGCCACTACCTGAGCTTCGTCGGCCGGCCCGGCGTGGTGGATTTTTCCTCGCAGGTGAGCGGCGGCAGCAACCGCTTCGGGCCGAACATGGCGGAGATCCGCGTCAACCTCGTCGACAAGTCGCTGCGCGGGCCGACGTCGATGCGCGTGGTGGAAGAACTGCGCGAGGCCACCGCAGGGCTGCGCGCGCGGTATCCCGACATGGACGTGCGCTTCCAGGAATCGCCGCCCGGTCCGCCGACCCGTGCCACCCTGATGGCGAATATCCATGGCAGCGACCCGGAAACGCTGCACCAGTTGTCGGCGCTGGTGAAGCAGCGTTTCGGCCAGACCTGGGGCGTGATCGACCTGTTCGATTCCGAGCCGGCGGACACGCAGCAGATCGACATCGTCGTCGACAAGGACAAGGCCCTGCTGTCGGGCGTGACCACCGCGGACATCGAACAGACCGTGCGCGTGCTGATGAGCGGCATGGTGGTTTCTGAAGCGCGTCTTCCGGGCGAACTGCGGCCGGTGCCGATCCGCGTCGAAGTGCCGCGCGAAGCCCGTATCGATCCGCTGCGCCTGGCCAACACCTTCGTCAAGAACCGCGCCGGCGATCCGGTTCCGCTATCGGAACTCACGCGCGTGGAACGGCGCCCGAGCCATCGGCCGATCCAGCGCAAGGACAACGAGCGCGTGACCTACGTTGGCGGCAACGTCAGCAATGCCACCGCCGTCGTCAATGTCATCATGGACCTGCACCGCGACCTCGACGGCCAGCAGATGGCGGGCGTCACGCTGCGCACCGGCAACATGACCCTCAACAACCAGACCCCGGACACCATTGCCGGCTACGAACTGCTGTGGGATGGCGAGATGCGCCTCACGCTCGACGCTGCGCGCGAAATGGGCGCCATCCTGGGCGTGGTGCTGCTGATCATCTACCTGCTGCTGGTGGCCAACTACCGCTCCTTCAGCCTGCCGCTGATGGGCATGACGGCGATCCCGTTCGGGCTCATCGGCATCTTTCCAGGACACTGGCTGGTGGGCCTGCCGTTCAGCATGGCCTCGATGATCGGCGTGGTTGCCCTGGCCGGCGTGGTGATCCGCAATTCGCTGCTCATCATCGATTTCGTGAACGACTACCAGCGCCAGGGCCGTTCGCTGGAAGAAGCCGTGCGCATGGCCGGGGCCGTGCGCCTGCGGCCCATCGCGCTCACCGCGCTGACGGTGATCCTGGGCACCCTGGTGTTGTACCGCGACCCGATGTTCTCGGGCCTGGCGACCTCGTTGATCTTCGGCACCCTGGCTTCGACCGTCCTGACGCTGCTGCTGCTGCCGCCGCTGTATTACCGGGCGGCGCTGAAGCACCCGGAGTGGGCTCCGCCGGCCGCGGGGCAGACGACGGAGTGA
- a CDS encoding PQQ-dependent dehydrogenase, methanol/ethanol family — protein MNIVHKIAAAARHGLWGFALALATASSAAAVESQELLKHASAGRDWPAGGGTFSEQRFSPLEQINQGNVGELGLAWSLELPDVWNVSSTPVAVDGVIYMAVGYTVLYAVDGHSGRILWTYDAGTDPLKMRMGWGIRGIAYWEGRVYAGVQDGRLIALDAATGELAWEVMTTEPGDNRYITGAPRVFNGKVLIGHGGADYGRVRGYVTAYDAATGQQLWRWWTVPGNPADGFENPAMEMAAKTWTGEWWKSGGGGTVWHAMTYDPDFNRVYLGTGNGSPWNQKLRSPGGGDNLFLSSVVALDADTGEYVWHYQTNPGETWDYNSSMDMVLADVQLDGTARKLLMHAPKNGFFYVIDRQDGKLLSAGKIAKVTWASHVDLTTGRPVELPGVRYPDGESIIYPGPAGAHNWQPMAYSPDTGLMYIPTREMAGYYDDRGITQENWSPTGLMPVGVKLFFDDIPRSAATTYLQAWNPVTQRRAWKFDTPGGTNGGVLVTRGGLVFQGRSDGDFSAIDADTGALRWRSPMGVGTQAAPITYEVDGVQYVSILAGWAGSPMLMGSLSAQSGWVGRAYPRRLLTYRIGGKASLPPSPAPLATVTPLAAPDFQVDAEAAERGKLVYATKCMLCHGAAAVAGGYAPDLRASPLPLQAAAFDGVVRDGAMLARGMPPFPEFGDAELNDLRHYIRQRAEYEPGLIERGRFYGHMLWVMFKMKLMAWGLLG, from the coding sequence ATGAACATCGTGCACAAGATTGCAGCCGCCGCTCGCCACGGCCTTTGGGGGTTCGCACTGGCACTTGCAACGGCCTCGTCCGCAGCAGCAGTGGAATCCCAGGAACTTCTGAAGCATGCGTCCGCGGGGCGCGACTGGCCGGCCGGCGGCGGCACCTTCAGCGAACAGCGGTTCAGCCCGCTGGAGCAGATCAACCAAGGCAACGTCGGCGAGCTGGGCCTGGCCTGGTCGCTGGAGCTGCCGGATGTGTGGAACGTCTCGTCCACGCCGGTGGCCGTGGATGGCGTGATTTACATGGCCGTGGGCTACACCGTGCTGTACGCGGTGGACGGGCACAGCGGCAGGATACTGTGGACCTACGACGCCGGAACCGACCCGCTGAAGATGCGCATGGGCTGGGGCATCCGCGGCATCGCTTATTGGGAGGGCCGCGTCTACGCCGGGGTGCAGGACGGCCGGCTCATCGCCCTGGATGCGGCCACGGGCGAGCTCGCCTGGGAAGTGATGACCACCGAGCCTGGCGACAATCGCTACATCACCGGCGCACCGCGCGTGTTCAACGGCAAGGTGCTGATCGGCCACGGCGGCGCGGACTACGGCCGTGTGCGCGGCTACGTCACGGCCTATGACGCCGCCACCGGCCAGCAGCTCTGGCGCTGGTGGACGGTGCCCGGCAACCCCGCCGACGGCTTCGAGAACCCTGCCATGGAAATGGCCGCAAAGACCTGGACCGGCGAATGGTGGAAGTCCGGCGGCGGCGGCACCGTCTGGCACGCCATGACCTACGACCCGGACTTCAATCGCGTCTATTTGGGAACCGGCAACGGCTCGCCCTGGAACCAGAAGCTGCGCAGCCCCGGCGGCGGCGACAATCTGTTCCTCAGCTCGGTGGTCGCGCTGGATGCCGACACCGGCGAGTACGTCTGGCACTACCAGACCAACCCGGGCGAGACCTGGGACTACAACTCGTCGATGGACATGGTGCTGGCGGATGTGCAACTCGACGGCACGGCGCGCAAGCTGCTGATGCACGCACCGAAGAACGGGTTCTTCTACGTGATCGACCGCCAGGACGGCAAGCTGCTGTCGGCCGGAAAGATTGCCAAGGTCACCTGGGCCTCGCATGTGGACCTGACCACCGGCCGGCCGGTAGAGCTGCCGGGTGTGCGCTATCCCGATGGCGAGTCGATCATCTATCCGGGCCCGGCGGGCGCACATAACTGGCAGCCGATGGCCTACAGCCCGGACACTGGGCTGATGTACATCCCCACGCGCGAGATGGCCGGCTACTACGACGACCGCGGCATCACGCAAGAGAACTGGTCACCGACAGGCTTGATGCCCGTTGGCGTCAAGCTGTTCTTCGACGACATTCCCCGCAGCGCCGCGACCACCTACTTGCAGGCCTGGAACCCGGTGACGCAGCGCCGCGCATGGAAGTTCGACACGCCGGGCGGCACCAATGGCGGCGTGCTGGTCACGCGCGGCGGCCTGGTGTTCCAGGGGCGTTCGGACGGCGATTTCTCCGCCATCGATGCCGACACCGGCGCGCTGCGCTGGCGCAGCCCGATGGGCGTAGGCACGCAGGCGGCACCGATCACCTACGAGGTCGACGGCGTGCAATACGTGTCAATTCTCGCCGGCTGGGCCGGCAGCCCGATGCTGATGGGCTCACTGAGCGCGCAGAGCGGCTGGGTGGGCCGTGCATACCCGCGGCGCCTGCTGACCTACCGCATCGGCGGCAAGGCCAGCCTGCCCCCCTCACCCGCCCCGCTGGCCACGGTGACGCCGCTGGCGGCACCGGATTTCCAGGTGGATGCCGAGGCGGCCGAGCGCGGCAAGCTGGTCTACGCCACCAAGTGCATGCTCTGCCACGGCGCTGCCGCCGTGGCCGGCGGCTACGCGCCAGACCTGCGGGCCTCGCCGCTGCCGCTGCAGGCGGCCGCGTTCGACGGCGTCGTTCGCGATGGCGCCATGTTGGCGCGCGGCATGCCACCGTTTCCGGAGTTCGGCGACGCCGAGCTGAACGATCTGCGCCATTACATCCGCCAGCGCGCGGAGTACGAACCCGGACTGATCGAACGTGGCCGCTTCTACGGGCACATGCTGTGGGTGATGTTCAAGATGAAGCTCATGGCCTGGGGCCTGCTCGGATAG
- a CDS encoding acyl-CoA dehydrogenase family protein, with amino-acid sequence MKTQWMLDEEQDLIRQTAERFARDRLREGYQARESIPGIDRALAREMGALGLIAPNVPERFGGIGAPSMVNGLVCEAIAYGDFNLSYLNMITPLICEVLLHHATPEAQERYVPSLAGGESICALGLTEPRGGSDAAHLTVSATRKGDHYIFKGEKTSISFAEQSDTMLTFARTNPDDPGPRGISAFIVPLDLPGVSCTAFKDIGTKPVGRGSVFFDDVEVPASAMIGRENTGFTQVMEGFDLSRILIALQCIGAAQASVDETWQYVTEREAFGYRLSKFQGVSFPLAEHESQLESFRQLCLHALRLRDAGHRHTREAAMVKWMAPKFCTDIIHNCLLLHGHYGYTTDLPHQQRLRDVMGLQIGDGTAQIMKTIIARESVGSVAVHYK; translated from the coding sequence ATGAAAACCCAGTGGATGCTTGACGAGGAGCAGGACCTGATCCGCCAGACCGCAGAGCGTTTCGCTCGTGATCGGCTGCGCGAAGGCTACCAGGCGCGCGAATCCATCCCCGGCATCGACCGGGCTCTGGCGCGCGAGATGGGCGCGCTGGGGCTGATCGCGCCCAACGTGCCGGAGCGCTTCGGCGGCATCGGCGCGCCGAGCATGGTCAACGGGCTGGTCTGCGAGGCCATCGCCTACGGCGACTTCAACCTCAGCTACCTCAACATGATCACGCCGCTGATCTGCGAAGTGCTGCTGCACCACGCGACCCCGGAAGCACAGGAACGCTACGTCCCCTCGCTGGCGGGCGGCGAGTCCATCTGCGCCCTGGGCCTGACCGAGCCTCGAGGCGGGTCGGACGCCGCGCACCTGACGGTCTCGGCCACGCGCAAGGGCGATCACTACATCTTCAAGGGCGAGAAGACCTCGATCAGCTTCGCCGAGCAGTCCGACACCATGCTCACCTTCGCCCGCACCAATCCGGACGACCCCGGTCCGCGCGGTATCTCGGCGTTCATCGTCCCGCTTGACCTGCCCGGTGTGAGCTGCACCGCGTTCAAGGACATTGGCACCAAGCCCGTCGGCCGCGGCTCGGTGTTCTTCGACGATGTCGAGGTGCCGGCCAGCGCCATGATCGGGCGCGAGAACACCGGCTTCACGCAGGTGATGGAGGGCTTCGACCTCAGCCGCATCCTGATCGCCCTGCAATGCATTGGTGCGGCTCAGGCCTCGGTCGATGAAACCTGGCAGTACGTCACCGAGCGCGAGGCTTTCGGCTACCGGCTCTCCAAGTTCCAGGGCGTCAGCTTTCCACTGGCCGAGCACGAGAGCCAGCTCGAATCCTTCCGCCAGCTGTGCCTGCACGCGCTGCGCCTGCGCGACGCCGGCCATCGGCACACGCGCGAGGCGGCGATGGTGAAGTGGATGGCGCCCAAGTTCTGCACCGACATCATCCACAACTGCCTGCTGCTGCATGGCCACTACGGCTACACCACCGACCTGCCGCACCAGCAGCGCCTGCGCGATGTCATGGGCTTGCAGATTGGCGACGGGACCGCGCAGATCATGAAAACCATCATCGCCCGCGAATCGGTGGGCAGCGTGGCGGTGCACTACAAGTAG
- a CDS encoding acyl-CoA dehydrogenase family protein gives MRFTQEHELLRQSIKRLIETEIAPHVDTWEEAGIFPAHELFPKLGRAGILGITKPVEYGGQGLDYSFSLVYAEEIGRIRCSGLSTAIGVQTDMATPALARYGSEALKQEFLVPAICGERVASIAVSEVGAGSDVASINTHARRDGGDYVINGSKMWITNGTQSDWLCLLCNTGTDNAPHHNKSLIVVPTDTQGVTRGKRLNKLGARSSDTAPIFLDEVRVPRRFLIGEEGQGFIYQMQQFQEERLFAGSKYLSQIEDAIDITAEYTATRMVFGKPLLDQQIIHCKLAELKAECCAARALLREAAEHYIAGDADAAMLVSMAKFKVGQLGQAVPSACLQFWGGQGFMWDNLISRIFRDTRLCSIGGGANEVMLQIIAKDLGFHPAARKAARAKSQH, from the coding sequence ATGCGATTCACCCAAGAGCACGAACTGCTTCGACAATCTATCAAGCGTTTGATAGAAACGGAAATCGCGCCCCATGTCGATACCTGGGAGGAAGCGGGCATCTTCCCGGCTCACGAGCTGTTTCCCAAGCTCGGACGCGCCGGCATCCTGGGCATTACCAAGCCGGTGGAGTACGGCGGGCAGGGCCTGGATTACAGCTTCTCGCTGGTTTACGCCGAGGAGATCGGCCGCATCCGCTGCTCGGGCCTGTCCACCGCCATCGGCGTTCAGACCGACATGGCCACGCCGGCCCTGGCGCGCTACGGCTCGGAGGCGCTCAAGCAGGAATTCCTGGTGCCCGCCATCTGCGGCGAGCGCGTCGCCAGCATCGCCGTGAGCGAGGTCGGCGCGGGCTCGGACGTGGCCTCGATCAACACTCACGCCCGTCGCGACGGCGGCGACTATGTCATCAACGGCTCCAAGATGTGGATCACCAACGGCACGCAGTCCGACTGGCTGTGCTTGCTGTGCAACACCGGTACCGACAACGCGCCGCACCACAACAAGAGCCTCATCGTGGTGCCCACCGACACCCAGGGCGTCACCCGCGGCAAACGGCTGAACAAGCTCGGCGCGCGCAGCTCTGATACCGCGCCGATCTTTCTCGACGAGGTGCGCGTGCCCCGGCGCTTCCTGATCGGCGAGGAGGGGCAGGGCTTCATTTACCAGATGCAGCAATTCCAGGAGGAGCGCCTGTTCGCCGGCAGCAAGTACCTGAGCCAGATCGAGGACGCCATCGACATCACCGCCGAGTACACTGCCACGCGCATGGTGTTCGGCAAGCCGCTGCTGGATCAGCAAATCATTCATTGCAAGCTCGCGGAACTGAAAGCCGAGTGCTGCGCGGCGCGCGCGCTGCTGCGCGAGGCTGCCGAGCATTACATCGCCGGCGATGCGGACGCGGCGATGCTCGTCTCCATGGCCAAGTTCAAGGTCGGGCAACTCGGCCAGGCGGTGCCGTCCGCCTGCCTGCAGTTCTGGGGCGGCCAGGGCTTCATGTGGGACAACCTGATCTCGCGCATCTTCCGCGACACGCGGCTGTGCTCGATCGGTGGCGGCGCCAACGAGGTGATGCTGCAGATCATCGCCAAGGACCTGGGCTTTCATCCGGCCGCGCGCAAGGCCGCGCGCGCCAAGTCGCAGCACTGA
- a CDS encoding acyl-CoA carboxylase subunit beta produces MSVFESQVRPQSEVFARRRAAMQELIGQVQRLEQQVHRCSERARPQFDQRGQLLPRERLARLLDPGANFIELSTLAGLGQHDDDGVEEVYGAGIITGIGLIAGTRCMVYVNDAAIKGGTNMPQAYDKLKRAQEIALRARLPFVSLVQSGGGNLFKQHLGFNRAGHRFMTQARSSAAGVPQITVVHGNSTAGGAYIPGMSDYVVMVRGRARAFLAGPPLLKAATGEIADEETLGGADMHAMQSGLAEFVADDDAQAIEIARDLVRQLRWNERVPPHHGRAFAQPSLNIDELCGLVPTDYREAFDCREIMARLVDGSDLTEFKPLYDPYTICCFAEIGGWPVGLIGNNGPIDNHGAQKAAQFIQLCCQAGKPIIYLQNTTGFIVGKEPEAGGMIKNGAKLIQAVSNATVPQITIIVGASYGAGNYAMCGRSFEPRFLFAWPNARLAVMGGEQAATVMHIVEENKQRARGQPLDRDKLERQSLELRALYDEVSGALQCTSNVWDEGIIDPRRTRSLLVELVDICVRNEGTRLCPNTFGVARP; encoded by the coding sequence ATGAGCGTGTTCGAATCGCAGGTGCGGCCGCAGTCGGAAGTCTTCGCGCGTCGCCGCGCGGCTATGCAGGAACTGATCGGGCAGGTGCAGCGGCTGGAGCAGCAGGTTCACCGCTGTTCGGAGCGAGCGCGTCCCCAGTTCGACCAGCGCGGGCAACTCCTGCCGCGCGAACGCCTCGCGCGCCTGCTCGATCCGGGGGCCAACTTCATCGAGCTGTCGACGCTCGCGGGCCTGGGGCAGCACGACGACGATGGCGTGGAGGAGGTCTACGGTGCCGGCATCATCACCGGCATCGGCCTGATCGCCGGCACGCGCTGCATGGTCTACGTCAACGACGCGGCCATCAAGGGCGGCACCAACATGCCGCAGGCCTACGACAAGCTCAAGCGCGCGCAGGAGATCGCGCTGCGCGCGCGGCTGCCCTTTGTCTCGCTGGTGCAGAGCGGCGGCGGCAATCTGTTCAAGCAGCATCTGGGCTTCAACCGTGCCGGCCACCGCTTCATGACCCAGGCGCGCTCGTCGGCGGCGGGCGTGCCGCAGATCACCGTGGTGCACGGCAACTCGACCGCCGGCGGTGCCTATATTCCCGGCATGTCGGACTACGTGGTGATGGTGCGCGGAAGGGCGCGCGCCTTCCTTGCCGGTCCGCCGCTGCTCAAGGCCGCCACGGGCGAAATCGCCGACGAGGAGACGCTGGGCGGCGCCGACATGCACGCGATGCAATCGGGCCTGGCCGAATTCGTGGCGGACGACGACGCCCAGGCCATCGAAATCGCGCGCGACCTGGTGCGCCAGCTGCGCTGGAACGAGCGCGTGCCGCCGCATCACGGCCGCGCGTTCGCGCAGCCGAGTCTGAACATCGACGAGCTCTGCGGCCTGGTACCCACGGACTACCGCGAGGCCTTCGACTGCCGCGAGATCATGGCGCGGCTGGTGGACGGCTCGGACCTCACCGAATTCAAGCCGTTGTATGACCCCTACACGATCTGCTGCTTTGCGGAGATTGGCGGCTGGCCGGTGGGGCTAATCGGCAACAACGGTCCCATCGACAACCACGGCGCGCAGAAGGCGGCGCAGTTCATCCAGCTGTGCTGCCAGGCCGGCAAGCCGATCATCTACCTCCAAAACACGACGGGATTCATCGTCGGCAAGGAGCCCGAAGCCGGCGGGATGATCAAGAACGGCGCCAAGCTCATCCAGGCCGTGTCCAACGCCACGGTGCCGCAGATCACGATCATCGTCGGCGCGTCCTACGGTGCCGGCAACTACGCGATGTGCGGGCGCTCCTTCGAGCCGCGCTTCCTGTTCGCCTGGCCCAATGCCCGCCTCGCGGTGATGGGTGGCGAGCAGGCGGCGACTGTGATGCATATCGTTGAGGAGAACAAGCAGCGCGCGCGCGGCCAGCCGCTGGACCGCGACAAGCTGGAACGCCAGAGCCTTGAGCTGCGGGCACTCTACGACGAGGTGTCCGGAGCGCTACAGTGCACGTCAAATGTCTGGGACGAGGGCATCATCGATCCGCGGCGTACCCGCAGTCTGCTGGTGGAACTCGTCGATATCTGCGTGCGCAACGAGGGTACGCGACTATGTCCCAACACCTTCGGGGTGGCGCGCCCCTGA